From a region of the Triticum aestivum cultivar Chinese Spring chromosome 7D, IWGSC CS RefSeq v2.1, whole genome shotgun sequence genome:
- the LOC123165873 gene encoding sucrose synthase 1, translated as MAAKLTRLHSLRERLGATFSSHPNELIALFSRYVHQGKGMLQRHQLLAEFDELFESDKEKYAPFEDILRAAQEAIVLPPWVALAIRPRPGVWDYIRVNVSELAVEELTVSEYLAFKEQLVDEHASSKFVLELDFEPFNASFPRPSMSKSIGNGVQFLNRHLSSKLFQDKESLYPLLNFLKAHNYKGTTMMLNDRIQSLRGLQSALRKAEEYLVSIPEDTPSSEFNHRFQELGLEKGWGDTAKRVHDTIHLLLDLLEAPDPASLEKFLGTIPMMFNVVILSPHGYFAQSNVLGYPDTGGQVVYILDQVRALENEMLLRIKQQGLDITPKILIVTRLLPDAVGTTCGQRLEKVIGTEHTDILRVPFRTENGILRKWISRFDVWPYLETYTEDVANELMREMQTKPDLIIGNYSDGNLVATLLAHKLGVTQCTIAHALEKTKYPNSDIYLDKFDSQYHFSCQFTADLIAMNHTDFIITSTFQEIAGSKDSVGQYESHIAFTLPDLYRVVHGIDVFDPKFNIVSPGADMTVYFPYTETDKRLTAFHSEIEELLYSDVENDEHKFVLKDRNKPIIFSMARLDRVKNMTGLVEMYGKNAHLKDLANLVIVAGDHGKESKDREEQAEFKRMYSLIEEYKLKGHIRWISAQMNRVRNGELYRYICDTKGAFVQPAFYEAFGLTVIEAMTCGLPTIATCHGGPAEIIVNGVSGLHIDPYHSDKAADILVNFFEKCSEDPSYWDKMSEGGLKRIYEKYTWKLYSERLMTLTGVYGFWKYVSNLERRETRRYLEMFYALKYRSLAAAVPLAVDGESSDN; from the exons ATGGCTGCCAAGCTGACTCGCCTCCACAGCCTCAGGGAGCGCCTTGGTGCCACCTTCTCCTCCCACCCCAATGAGCTCATTGCACTCTTTTCCAG GTATGTTCACCAGGGCAAAGGCATGCTCCAGCGCCACCAGCTGCTCGCTGAGTTTGACGAACTGTTCGAATCCGACAAGGAGAAGTATGCACCCTTTGAAGACATCCTCCGTGCTGCACAG GAAGCAATTGTGCTACCCCCATGGGTTGCACTTGCCATCAGGCCCAGGCCTGGTGTCTGGGACTACATTCGGGTGAATGTTAGTGAACTCGCTGTTGAAGAGCTGACTGTTTCTGAGTACTTGGCATTCAAGGAACAGCTTGTTGATGAGCA TGCCAGCAGCAAGTTTGTGCTTGAGCTTGATTTTGAGCCTTTCAACGCCTCCTTCCCGCGCCCTTCCATGTCCAAGTCCATCGGAAACGGGGTGCAGTTCCTTAACCGTCACCTGTCTTCCAAGTTGTTCCAGGACAAGGAGAGCCTCTACCCACTGCTCAACTTCCTGAAAGCCCATAACTACAAGGGCACG ACAATGATGTTGAACGACAGAATTCAGAGCCTTCGTGGCCTCCAGTCAGCCCTTAGGAAGGCAGAAGAGTATCTAGTTAGCATTCCTGAAGACACTCCCAGCTCTGAATTCAACCACAG GTTCCAAGAGCTTGGCTTGGAGAAGGGTTGGGGTGACACCGCAAAGCGTGTACATGACACCATCCATttgcttcttgaccttcttgaGGCCCCTGATCCGGCCAGCTTGGAGAAGTTCCTTGGCACCATTCCGATGATGTTCAATGTTGTCATCCTGTCTCCACATGGATACTTTGCTCAATCCAATGTGTTGGGATACCCTGATACCGGTGGCCAG GTTGTGTACATCTTAGATCAAGTCCGGGCTTTGGAGAATGAGATGCTTCTGAGGATTAAGCAACAAGGCCTTGACATAACTCCTAAGATCCTCATT GTCACCAGGTTGTTGCCTGATGCTGTTGGAACTACATGTGGCCAGCGCCTTGAGAAGGTTATTGGAACCGAGCACACTGACATTCTCCGTGTTCCATTTAGAACTGAGAATGGGATCCTCCGTAAGTGGATCTCGCGTTTTGATGTCTGGCCGTACCTGGAGACATACACCGAG GATGTTGCAAACGAACTCATGAGAGAAATGCAGACCAAGCCTGATTTGATCATTGGCAACTACAGTGATGGTAACCTTGTGGCCACTCTACTTGCCCATAAATTGGGAGTTACCCAG TGCACCATTGCCCATGCCTTGGAGAAAACCAAGTACCCCAACTCAGACATCTACTTGGACAAATTCGACAGCCAGTATCACTTTTCATGCCAGTTCACAGCTGACCTGATTGCCATGAACCACACTGATTTCATCATTACCAGCACATTCCAGGAAATTGCTGGAAG CAAGGATAGCGTGGGCCAATATGAGTCTCACATTGCTTTCACCCTTCCTGATCTGTACCGGGTTGTCCATGGGATTGACGTGTTTGATCCTAAGTTCAACATCGTCTCCCCTGGAGCAGACATGACTGTCTACTTCCCGTACACTGAGACTGACAAGAGGCTCACCGCCTTCCACTCTGAAATTGAGGAGCTCCTGTACAGCGATGTTGAGAACGATGAACACAA GTTTGTGTTGAAGGACAGGAACAAGCCAATCATCTTTTCAATGGCTCGTCTTGACCGTGTGAAGAACATGACTGGCTTGGTTGAGATGTACGGCAAGAATGCACATCTGAAGGATTTGGCAAACCTTGTGATTGTTGCTGGTGACCATGGCAAGGAGTCCAAGGATAGGGAGGAGCAGGCCGAGTTCAAGAGGATGTACAGTCTCATTGAGGAGTACAAGCTGAAGGGCCATATCCGTTGGATCTCCGCTCAGATGAACCGTGTTCGCAATGGAGAGCTGTACCGCTACATCTGTGACACCAAGGGTGCATTTGTGCAG CCTGCATTCTATGAAGCGTTTGGCCTGACTGTCATTGAGGCCATGACATGTGGTTTGCCGACGATTGCGACATGCCACGGTGGCCCTGCTGAAATCATTGTGAACGGGGTGTCTGGTCTGCACATTGATCCTTACCACAGCGACAAGGCCGCAGATATCTTGGTCAACTTCTTTGAGAAGTGCAGCGAGGATCCAAGCTACTGGGACAAAATGTCTGAAGGAGGCCTGAAGAGAATTTATGAGAA GTACACCTGGAAGCTGTACTCCGAGAGGCTGATGACCCTGACCGGCGTGTATGGGTTCTGGAAGTATGTGAGCAACTTGGAGAGGCGTGAGACTCGCCGTTACCTTGAGATGTTCTACGCCCTGAAGTACCGCAGCCTG GCTGCTGCAGTTCCATTGGCAGTTGACGGCGAGAGCTCCGACAACTAG